In the Corynebacterium kroppenstedtii genome, one interval contains:
- the pgsA gene encoding CDP-diacylglycerol--glycerol-3-phosphate 3-phosphatidyltransferase, producing MNASDDKAHGPTVSEAASDNHEVSDYTQPAPRHTQESAKLLNIANVLTVIRIVFIPVFVWLLLRNGGESAASRWTALFMFIALMVTDFVDGRLARSRNLITDFGKIADPIADKALMISALVGLNIIGHLWWWVTCLIVIRELGITLWRMAMLHRGLVVPASKGGKLKTALQSLAVSLFLMPLPGWTDWLTGIVMAAAVIVTVVTGIQYLLDSRQSRAASSVATSA from the coding sequence GTGAACGCGTCAGACGACAAGGCTCATGGGCCGACGGTTTCGGAAGCTGCGAGTGACAACCATGAGGTGAGTGACTACACGCAGCCAGCTCCACGTCACACGCAAGAAAGCGCAAAGCTACTGAACATTGCCAACGTTCTCACGGTCATCCGCATCGTATTTATTCCCGTTTTCGTGTGGCTCCTTCTCCGGAACGGGGGAGAATCGGCAGCGTCGCGTTGGACGGCCTTGTTTATGTTTATCGCGCTCATGGTCACCGATTTTGTCGACGGACGACTAGCCAGGTCGCGTAACCTCATCACCGATTTCGGCAAGATCGCGGATCCCATTGCTGATAAAGCTCTAATGATCTCTGCACTCGTGGGCCTAAATATTATCGGCCACCTGTGGTGGTGGGTGACCTGCCTGATAGTGATCCGAGAACTCGGTATCACCCTGTGGAGAATGGCGATGCTTCACCGCGGGTTGGTGGTACCTGCGTCTAAGGGTGGAAAGCTCAAGACAGCGCTACAGTCGTTAGCTGTAAGTCTGTTCCTCATGCCTCTGCCGGGTTGGACCGACTGGCTCACAGGTATCGTCATGGCTGCTGCCGTCATCGTCACCGTGGTGACCGGAATTCAATATTTGCTGGATTCAAGGCAATCACGGGCAGCATCATCTGTGGCGACATCGGCGTAG
- a CDS encoding CinA family protein — MLNSAPYSAVELARPTDDELYDAACRVVRDFSSSGVTIACAESLTAGLLSATVATVPGASAVLRGGIVVYATELKASLGGVPPEVLDADGAVAPTTARYLAAHVREMCGATLGVALTGVAGPEPQEDKPVGQVFIGISDGKKASAQLAGNVLFRHNYADKQATSDILVSGDRETIRRLSVTAALSSCCNWLAEFNVDKK, encoded by the coding sequence GTGCTGAATTCTGCTCCTTATAGCGCTGTCGAGCTCGCTCGACCTACCGATGACGAGCTGTATGACGCCGCCTGTCGTGTTGTTCGCGATTTTTCCTCCTCGGGTGTGACTATTGCGTGTGCAGAATCGCTAACTGCTGGACTGCTGAGTGCGACTGTGGCTACTGTGCCCGGAGCGTCAGCTGTCTTGCGAGGCGGCATCGTCGTGTACGCGACAGAACTTAAAGCTAGCCTTGGCGGTGTTCCCCCGGAGGTCCTTGACGCCGATGGCGCCGTTGCACCAACCACCGCGCGGTACTTGGCCGCTCACGTCCGCGAGATGTGCGGGGCCACGCTCGGTGTCGCACTCACTGGCGTTGCTGGGCCAGAACCTCAGGAAGACAAGCCAGTAGGTCAAGTATTCATTGGTATCTCCGATGGCAAAAAGGCCTCTGCACAGCTTGCTGGTAACGTGCTTTTTCGCCACAATTATGCAGATAAACAAGCCACGTCGGATATCCTTGTCAGTGGAGATCGCGAGACTATACGTCGCTTGTCTGTAACCGCGGCGTTATCTTCGTGCTGCAACTGGTTAGCGGAATTCAACGTCGATAAAAAATAG
- a CDS encoding helix-turn-helix domain-containing protein, producing the protein MGTKVGKDSLHPVMRTQTTVLDNPALFPHHQSQGDSPVLGHDRETPLDDTIGPSAGTPEPLLRETLGEALRAFRVRASMTLRELSDVASVSPGYLSEIERGRKEVSSELLASVCHALGVSVSDVLLECISIMALEAEAVDFRHELDATV; encoded by the coding sequence ATGGGAACAAAAGTGGGCAAAGATTCGTTACACCCAGTGATGAGAACTCAGACCACCGTTCTAGATAATCCTGCTCTTTTTCCGCACCATCAATCACAGGGCGATAGCCCCGTTCTCGGTCACGACCGTGAGACCCCCCTCGACGACACCATCGGCCCGTCGGCAGGAACACCCGAACCTCTCCTGCGTGAGACGTTAGGGGAAGCGCTCCGAGCTTTCCGCGTTCGTGCATCGATGACGCTCAGAGAGCTATCGGATGTTGCGTCGGTTAGCCCCGGCTACTTGTCAGAAATCGAACGCGGCCGTAAAGAAGTGTCCTCTGAACTCTTAGCTTCTGTCTGCCATGCTCTAGGAGTCAGCGTTTCAGATGTCCTTCTGGAGTGCATTAGCATTATGGCCCTGGAGGCGGAAGCAGTTGATTTTAGGCACGAGCTCGACGCCACCGTGTAG
- a CDS encoding PspA/IM30 family protein, translated as MANPFSKGWKYLMALFDNKIEEKADPKVQIEQSIQAAKEQHQELSKQAAAVIGNQRQLEMKLNRQLAEVEKLQGNTRQALSLADKARSEGNSSKAVEYENAAEAFAAQLVTSEQSVEDLKQLHDQALQQAQQAKAAVERNAMALKQKTEERTKLLSQLEQAKMQEKVADSISSMNKLTANDDSPNLDQVRDKIEKRYSDALGRAELAENSVENRMVEVQQASVQMAGHSRLEEIRASMNSGGRSGASAGHASISGSHQRSLEQSSQNTSDIDNSVHGEFTRTSHEDDVPQDAVAEKLRQLREGN; from the coding sequence ATGGCGAACCCGTTTTCAAAAGGGTGGAAGTACTTGATGGCTCTCTTCGACAACAAGATCGAAGAGAAGGCTGATCCCAAAGTACAAATTGAGCAGTCCATCCAGGCTGCGAAAGAACAACACCAGGAACTGTCGAAACAGGCCGCAGCGGTCATTGGCAACCAGCGGCAACTGGAAATGAAACTTAATCGACAGCTGGCAGAGGTGGAGAAGCTGCAGGGCAACACTCGCCAGGCTCTGTCCTTGGCGGATAAGGCCCGAAGCGAAGGTAATTCATCGAAGGCCGTCGAATATGAAAATGCAGCGGAGGCTTTTGCTGCGCAATTGGTAACGTCAGAGCAATCGGTAGAAGATCTTAAACAGCTCCATGATCAGGCCTTACAGCAGGCTCAGCAGGCGAAAGCCGCTGTTGAACGCAACGCCATGGCCTTGAAACAAAAGACCGAGGAGCGCACAAAGCTCTTGAGTCAATTAGAGCAGGCCAAGATGCAGGAGAAAGTCGCCGATTCCATCTCCTCGATGAATAAGCTGACCGCCAATGACGACTCACCGAACCTGGATCAGGTACGAGACAAAATTGAAAAGCGTTATTCAGATGCTTTGGGACGGGCCGAGTTGGCCGAGAATTCTGTCGAAAACCGTATGGTAGAGGTTCAACAAGCTAGTGTGCAGATGGCGGGACACTCGCGCTTAGAAGAAATTCGTGCGTCGATGAACAGTGGTGGGCGCTCGGGAGCTAGCGCTGGTCACGCCAGCATTTCTGGTTCCCATCAGCGGTCGCTGGAACAATCCTCACAGAACACTAGTGATATCGATAATTCTGTTCATGGGGAATTTACTCGCACGTCTCATGAAGACGATGTGCCTCAGGATGCAGTGGCTGAGAAGCTGCGGCAGTTACGCGAAGGGAACTAG
- a CDS encoding energy-coupling factor transporter transmembrane component T family protein: MKNKSKTRTPRRWLTMPLGHYVDKNTAVHRLKPTTKIVLIMVAVVVITVMARTIGIHFNAFGLVVLGVEVLVTMSVFALARIPLSVAASQLLPVVPVLAFITIFQAWSVGWWSALSLATSLVVSVALALILTLTTRIGDMIESLDLALRPLARFHIPVNAISVAIAITIRLIPLQMENIRVVIEARRARSSRGLRAFALPVIIHSIRRAEAMGEALESRGFDDWDPTSSEYVSRE, from the coding sequence ATGAAAAACAAGAGTAAAACTCGTACTCCCCGACGGTGGTTGACTATGCCTCTTGGACACTACGTTGATAAAAACACCGCCGTTCACAGACTCAAACCCACCACGAAGATTGTGCTCATTATGGTGGCGGTGGTGGTTATCACAGTCATGGCCCGGACAATAGGGATCCACTTCAACGCCTTCGGCCTAGTAGTTTTAGGAGTTGAAGTCCTCGTGACGATGAGTGTTTTTGCCCTCGCGCGCATACCACTCAGCGTGGCGGCATCGCAGCTATTGCCCGTGGTCCCTGTACTGGCATTTATCACCATATTTCAGGCCTGGAGTGTGGGATGGTGGTCGGCTCTGTCACTGGCAACGTCATTGGTGGTAAGCGTAGCTCTAGCATTGATTTTGACTTTGACAACGCGGATCGGGGACATGATCGAGTCTCTTGACCTAGCCCTCCGACCACTTGCGCGTTTCCACATCCCCGTCAACGCAATAAGCGTGGCGATTGCCATTACCATCCGCTTGATCCCTCTTCAGATGGAAAATATCCGTGTGGTCATTGAAGCCCGTCGGGCTCGATCATCACGGGGGCTACGTGCTTTCGCTTTGCCGGTGATCATCCACTCGATCCGACGGGCCGAAGCAATGGGAGAAGCCTTAGAAAGCCGCGGATTTGATGACTGGGATCCGACGTCGTCAGAGTATGTCTCTCGAGAATAA
- a CDS encoding energy-coupling factor ABC transporter ATP-binding protein, whose translation MNSSITPPTIQFDNVTIAFDEHTILNDISVTLSERRIAIIGANGSGKSTFVRMVNGLGTPDNGKITVNGLNPQTNGRDVRKKVGFVFSDAENQILMPTVYEDVEFSLRNIRADGHRLSRHDKNNRVMAMLSRFGLDQRAHASPYRLSGGEKQMLALAAVLIAQPLTIIADEPTTLLDLSNRLKLGRLFDSLPQQLIVATHDLDFVSHYDRALWIDGGRIRADGPANEVCRTYKEAMHARDQA comes from the coding sequence ATGAACTCATCCATCACCCCACCCACTATTCAATTTGACAATGTCACAATAGCTTTCGATGAACACACAATCCTCAATGACATCTCCGTTACGCTTTCAGAACGCCGAATAGCCATTATCGGGGCAAATGGATCCGGAAAATCCACCTTCGTGCGCATGGTTAACGGGTTAGGGACACCGGATAACGGAAAAATCACCGTTAATGGCCTCAATCCCCAGACCAATGGTCGCGATGTCAGAAAAAAGGTGGGGTTTGTATTCTCCGACGCTGAAAACCAAATACTAATGCCGACGGTGTATGAAGATGTTGAGTTTTCGCTACGGAACATACGAGCAGATGGCCATCGTCTTTCTCGTCATGACAAAAACAACCGTGTCATGGCGATGCTCAGCCGCTTTGGGTTAGATCAACGTGCACATGCCTCCCCATACCGGCTATCCGGTGGCGAAAAGCAAATGTTGGCACTGGCTGCAGTGCTCATAGCGCAACCACTCACCATCATTGCCGACGAACCAACAACGCTTCTTGATCTATCCAACAGACTCAAACTTGGACGCTTGTTCGATAGCCTCCCTCAACAATTAATTGTCGCTACCCACGACTTAGATTTTGTTTCCCATTACGACCGTGCGCTCTGGATTGACGGTGGACGTATCCGGGCGGATGGGCCCGCGAATGAGGTGTGTAGAACATACAAAGAAGCAATGCACGCCAGGGACCAAGCCTGA
- a CDS encoding biotin transporter BioY → MTAMGDKTHQGSSDTTSAPHQQSPRRSSWSSRDIAYVAVFAALFIAMAFVSIPIGVAGVPVVMQNAIAIMAGMILGRRRGTAAIGLVLILGLIGLPVLAGGRSALSAFAGVSGGYVIGYLVSAWVCGAVAEVTPRRRPLQTILFVIVAVLGIFVQYFFGALWMVIIKGFSLTTALTSQLAFIGPDLVKMIVVGLIASGVVAAFPRLLPEPR, encoded by the coding sequence ATGACAGCTATGGGTGATAAAACACATCAGGGCAGTTCTGACACAACCTCCGCTCCTCACCAGCAATCACCACGCCGATCTTCATGGTCAAGCCGAGACATCGCATACGTAGCGGTCTTCGCCGCACTCTTCATAGCCATGGCCTTTGTCTCTATCCCAATAGGAGTGGCCGGCGTCCCTGTCGTCATGCAGAACGCAATTGCAATTATGGCAGGAATGATTCTCGGACGACGTCGTGGAACAGCTGCCATCGGGCTTGTGCTTATTCTCGGCCTCATCGGTCTACCAGTGCTTGCAGGTGGCCGGTCTGCACTATCAGCTTTTGCTGGCGTTAGCGGCGGATATGTCATTGGCTACCTGGTTTCGGCATGGGTGTGTGGCGCGGTAGCAGAAGTAACGCCACGTCGTCGACCGCTCCAGACAATTCTCTTTGTCATCGTCGCCGTCCTCGGAATTTTCGTCCAATACTTTTTCGGCGCTCTTTGGATGGTTATCATCAAAGGCTTCAGTCTTACTACGGCATTGACAAGCCAACTCGCATTCATAGGCCCGGATCTGGTGAAGATGATTGTTGTCGGACTTATTGCTTCGGGAGTCGTAGCTGCTTTTCCCCGTTTACTACCCGAACCTCGCTAA
- the recA gene encoding recombinase RecA, which produces MAGKTATKKKTNQSSGDGRLKALDTALAKIEKDFGKGAVMRLGDDKRPPISSISSGNIAINVALGIGGFPRGRVVEIYGPESSGKTTVALHAIAEAQKDGGIAAFIDAEHALDPEYARKLGVDTDALLVAQPDTGEQALEIADMLIRSGALAIIVIDSVAALTPKAEIDGEMGDSHVGLQARLMSQALRKMTGALSQSGTTAIFINQLREKIGVMFGSPETTTGGKALKFYASVRCDIRRIQALKDGQDVIGNRTRLKVVKNKVSPPFKVSEFDILYGEGISREGSIIDLGVDYGIIKKSGSWYTYEGEQLGQGKEKVRDYLKNNSELAGTIEDKIMRAAKVGPYANVTDDDAAESENNSSDDDPIDVVPNVDFDDDDE; this is translated from the coding sequence ATGGCAGGTAAAACTGCAACGAAAAAGAAAACAAATCAGAGTAGTGGCGACGGACGCCTGAAAGCGCTCGATACGGCTTTAGCGAAAATCGAGAAAGACTTTGGTAAAGGCGCGGTCATGCGTTTGGGGGATGATAAGCGTCCTCCGATTAGCTCGATCTCCTCAGGCAACATTGCGATTAACGTTGCGTTAGGGATAGGGGGATTCCCCCGTGGCCGAGTTGTAGAAATTTACGGTCCGGAATCGTCAGGTAAGACCACAGTTGCTCTTCACGCCATTGCTGAAGCTCAAAAAGACGGGGGCATTGCTGCCTTTATCGACGCTGAGCATGCTTTGGATCCTGAATACGCTCGTAAGCTAGGGGTCGATACCGACGCGCTGCTTGTCGCGCAGCCAGACACCGGTGAGCAGGCTTTAGAGATTGCTGACATGCTCATTCGGTCAGGCGCTCTAGCCATCATCGTCATTGACTCGGTGGCTGCATTAACTCCGAAGGCGGAAATTGATGGTGAGATGGGGGATAGCCATGTGGGGCTCCAGGCTCGTTTGATGAGCCAAGCACTTCGAAAGATGACAGGTGCGCTGTCTCAGTCGGGAACAACTGCCATTTTTATCAACCAGCTGCGAGAAAAAATCGGTGTGATGTTCGGCTCGCCCGAAACGACCACCGGTGGTAAGGCGCTCAAGTTTTACGCTTCGGTTCGCTGCGATATTCGCCGTATCCAGGCTCTGAAAGATGGCCAAGACGTCATTGGCAACCGGACACGGTTAAAAGTTGTCAAAAATAAGGTCTCGCCACCGTTTAAGGTTTCTGAGTTTGACATCCTCTATGGTGAAGGAATTTCGCGCGAAGGATCGATTATTGACCTTGGCGTTGACTACGGCATTATCAAGAAATCAGGCTCGTGGTACACCTATGAAGGTGAACAGCTCGGCCAGGGCAAAGAAAAGGTCCGTGATTATCTCAAGAATAATAGTGAGCTTGCGGGGACTATCGAAGATAAAATTATGAGGGCCGCGAAGGTCGGGCCGTATGCGAATGTCACTGATGACGATGCGGCGGAATCGGAAAACAATAGCTCTGATGACGATCCGATCGACGTTGTTCCCAATGTGGACTTCGATGATGATGACGAATAG
- a CDS encoding regulatory protein RecX, with protein sequence MPKSSESDYSAESTADIIGHLSEAISRVDASRSIAQEENAVRPVRSRALRLLDHRARSEQELRDRLLDAEFPPASVDTVIVDLVDSGLIDDRRFAEEWVRQRRTRRGKSRRVLREELRKKGVSTSDCDHALAEVSDDDEQRLARRVAQDRARRIRTVPADRKEKYAHLRRITAALARRGFPAGMSQRIAHDVVEEKITELSNDPDVE encoded by the coding sequence ATGCCTAAATCCAGTGAGAGCGATTATTCTGCTGAGTCCACCGCTGACATTATTGGGCATCTCAGTGAAGCCATCTCTCGCGTGGATGCCAGTAGATCTATTGCGCAAGAAGAAAATGCTGTACGACCTGTTAGGTCGCGGGCGTTGCGTCTTTTGGACCACAGGGCTAGATCCGAGCAGGAACTGAGGGATCGTCTTCTCGACGCCGAGTTTCCTCCAGCGAGTGTGGACACAGTCATTGTCGACCTTGTCGATAGCGGATTAATTGATGACCGTCGATTCGCCGAAGAGTGGGTGAGGCAGCGCAGAACTCGCCGAGGAAAATCTCGCCGTGTTTTGCGCGAAGAACTCCGGAAAAAAGGTGTCTCTACGTCCGACTGTGATCATGCACTAGCTGAAGTCAGTGACGACGATGAACAGAGATTAGCCCGCCGCGTTGCTCAGGATCGTGCGCGGCGGATTCGGACGGTTCCCGCCGATCGGAAAGAAAAATATGCCCATCTCCGTCGGATTACCGCGGCATTGGCACGACGGGGCTTTCCGGCGGGTATGTCACAGCGGATCGCTCACGACGTCGTGGAGGAGAAAATCACCGAACTGAGCAACGATCCCGACGTGGAATAA
- a CDS encoding amino acid ABC transporter permease, with protein MSTRATVLYDNPGPRGRQINRILTAITVVVAAVVIGWTISVLAKNGQLETSKWDPFIKSTTWTTYILPGLWGTLKAAFVSIILAMLLGALLGTGRLHHRWIVRRICGVIVEFFRAIPVLILMIFAYQLFAEYAVFPSEQLAFAAVVFGLTLYNGAVIAEVLRSGIEALPSGQSEAALALGLTHRQTMRIILLPQAVASMLPALIAQMVIALKDSALGYQIGYVEVVRSGIQSASYYRNFLAALVVVAVIMVIVNIGLTKFAERIELQLRAGRARRNIVAHVPHQKEQGVETKDEAVVDWHDPAHRDLRSTFE; from the coding sequence GTGAGTACTCGCGCAACTGTCCTTTATGACAATCCCGGTCCTCGCGGGCGTCAGATCAACCGCATCCTCACGGCCATTACTGTCGTGGTTGCTGCTGTCGTCATCGGGTGGACAATCTCGGTGCTGGCCAAAAATGGCCAGTTGGAGACGTCCAAGTGGGATCCCTTTATCAAGTCGACCACCTGGACGACTTATATTCTCCCTGGTCTTTGGGGAACGTTGAAAGCCGCCTTTGTCTCCATTATTTTGGCTATGCTTCTTGGAGCGTTGCTGGGAACCGGGCGTTTGCATCATCGGTGGATCGTTCGCCGGATTTGTGGGGTAATAGTCGAGTTCTTCCGCGCTATTCCCGTGTTGATCTTGATGATCTTCGCCTACCAGCTTTTCGCTGAATATGCGGTATTTCCTTCAGAGCAGTTGGCTTTTGCTGCTGTTGTCTTTGGGTTGACGTTGTATAACGGTGCGGTCATTGCCGAGGTCCTTCGTTCGGGGATTGAGGCGCTCCCTAGCGGGCAGTCAGAAGCCGCTTTGGCGCTGGGACTGACTCACCGACAGACGATGCGAATCATCCTTCTTCCTCAGGCTGTCGCTTCGATGCTCCCTGCTCTGATTGCGCAGATGGTGATTGCACTTAAAGACTCCGCATTGGGCTATCAGATCGGGTATGTGGAGGTTGTGAGGTCGGGAATTCAGTCAGCTTCGTATTATCGGAACTTCCTCGCGGCGCTCGTTGTTGTCGCAGTGATCATGGTCATTGTCAACATTGGGCTTACGAAATTTGCGGAGCGAATCGAGCTTCAGCTTCGGGCTGGCCGTGCTCGGCGCAATATCGTAGCTCATGTTCCCCATCAAAAAGAGCAAGGCGTGGAGACCAAGGATGAAGCCGTGGTCGACTGGCATGACCCAGCCCACCGTGATTTACGCAGTACTTTCGAATAG
- a CDS encoding amino acid ABC transporter permease — protein METTTLWGDLSDTLWPAFWVTIKLTVYSGIGSLILGIILTAMRVCPVGILRTLSSLFITVSRNTPLTLIVLFSSIGLYQNLGLTLAPENDSFIKNNNFWLAVLAFIVYTSAFVAESLRAGINTVPFGQAEAGRSLGLSFGQNFSAIVFPQAFRASIVPLGNTLIALSKNTTIASVIGVGEASLLMKSTIENHADQLFLVFGIFALGFIILTLPMGLFFGWAGKRLAVKR, from the coding sequence ATGGAAACAACGACTTTATGGGGTGACCTCAGCGACACGCTGTGGCCTGCGTTCTGGGTCACCATTAAATTAACGGTGTACTCAGGGATAGGTTCGCTGATTCTGGGCATTATTCTGACCGCCATGCGGGTGTGCCCCGTCGGGATATTGCGTACGTTATCGTCATTGTTCATTACTGTTTCGAGGAACACTCCCCTCACGCTGATTGTGTTGTTCTCATCGATCGGGCTCTACCAAAACCTAGGCCTGACACTTGCTCCCGAGAACGACAGCTTCATCAAGAACAACAACTTTTGGTTGGCGGTCCTGGCCTTTATCGTCTACACCTCGGCTTTTGTCGCCGAATCCTTGCGGGCGGGCATCAACACGGTCCCCTTTGGGCAAGCGGAGGCTGGTCGATCACTCGGGCTGTCTTTTGGACAAAATTTCTCTGCCATCGTATTCCCCCAGGCGTTTCGTGCGTCGATCGTTCCGTTAGGCAACACCCTGATTGCGTTGTCCAAGAACACGACCATCGCATCGGTTATTGGCGTGGGTGAGGCATCTTTGTTGATGAAGTCGACAATCGAGAATCATGCCGACCAGTTGTTCTTGGTGTTCGGCATTTTTGCTCTCGGCTTTATTATCTTGACCCTGCCCATGGGATTGTTCTTTGGCTGGGCTGGTAAGCGATTGGCGGTGAAACGATAG
- a CDS encoding glutamate ABC transporter substrate-binding protein — MTRVQFAGRHIGQFVTYFRRQSSRRHTRMRAIVAAVTAIILVTPTLTACGSSEPVSVLNEIKSGHIVVGTKYDQPGMGMRTPDKKFVGVDPDVSRYVINHIAEKNGWDKPKITWRETPSAQRETLIKNGEVGMITATYSINQGRANAVAFGGPYLVTHQALLVRDKDTGIQSLTDLNKGKRLCSVSGSTPAQKVKEALPEVQLQEFDSYSSCVEALHQKKVDALTTDATILYGFATQYPGEFRVVDMKQDDGSWWTDEHYGIGHAKGDTKSTEAINAALKEMWASGAYASIVHKNLGNDFPVGDEPAIGDLSFLQKG; from the coding sequence ATGACACGAGTGCAGTTCGCCGGCCGCCACATCGGCCAGTTTGTTACTTATTTCCGACGCCAGTCTTCCCGACGACACACCCGTATGCGCGCGATCGTGGCTGCGGTGACAGCTATTATCCTCGTCACTCCGACGCTCACCGCGTGTGGGTCGTCAGAGCCGGTGAGTGTTCTCAACGAAATTAAATCTGGGCATATCGTCGTCGGCACGAAATATGACCAGCCGGGTATGGGGATGCGCACACCGGATAAAAAATTCGTCGGCGTAGATCCAGATGTTTCGCGGTACGTCATTAACCACATCGCAGAGAAAAATGGTTGGGATAAACCGAAGATTACATGGCGTGAAACGCCATCTGCCCAGCGAGAGACGTTGATTAAGAATGGCGAAGTCGGCATGATTACAGCTACGTACTCCATCAACCAAGGGCGCGCGAATGCTGTCGCTTTTGGAGGTCCATATCTGGTCACCCATCAAGCGCTACTAGTGCGAGATAAGGACACGGGGATCCAATCTTTGACGGACCTCAATAAAGGGAAACGTTTGTGCTCTGTGAGCGGATCCACTCCCGCCCAGAAGGTCAAAGAGGCGCTTCCTGAGGTCCAATTACAAGAATTCGATTCCTATTCCTCATGTGTGGAAGCGCTCCATCAAAAAAAGGTTGATGCTCTAACCACCGACGCCACCATCCTGTATGGGTTCGCAACTCAGTATCCGGGCGAATTCCGCGTCGTTGATATGAAACAGGATGACGGATCGTGGTGGACCGATGAGCACTATGGGATCGGGCATGCGAAGGGCGACACTAAGTCAACCGAGGCAATTAATGCTGCCTTGAAAGAAATGTGGGCATCCGGCGCGTACGCGTCCATTGTTCACAAGAACCTTGGAAACGACTTCCCCGTGGGCGATGAACCCGCCATCGGCGATCTCAGCTTTTTGCAGAAGGGATAA